The following nucleotide sequence is from Neomonachus schauinslandi unplaced genomic scaffold, ASM220157v2 HiC_scaffold_1259, whole genome shotgun sequence.
ctttttgaggaacctccatactgttttccagagtgaaaaATCCCCTTGATTCCAACGTGGAGATCATCCCTGAGCCTGCCGTgccctggctggctgagtcatgGCACCGCTTaccctccagcccctcttccaTGTGGATGTCCTCCGCCCCCATTCCAGGCCAGGCCTTTCACCGGAtcctgggaaggaaggagctgGGCAGCACATAGGATCCTGCCCCAGTGGAGCTCAGAGCCCACAGGGAGGTGCAGACAGACACGGGGAATCCCAGCAGGACGTGATCCATGCAGAGGGAGGTGGCAGCTGAGCCAGGCTGGGGCCCTGAGAGCAACTGCTCAGAGAGGGATGTCTGTgtgggggagaagaagaaaggagaggtggggaaggTGACTGTGACTGAGACAGCCAGATGTGCAGAGGATCAGAAGCAGGGGCCAGCTCTATGGTGAGGAGAAGGGCAAGCCAGTCAGCCTGGAGCcggagggcagggagggtgagGTGGGCTGAGGAAGGGCTGGTTGGAGAGCCTTTGAGCTGCCCAAGGTGCATGCCCTATGCCCTGAGGCCAGGGGAAGGTCATGGCCAGATGTGCCCTTTGGGAAGGCCACAGTGGGTCTCGGGGAGACTGGGTGTGGGGTAGCATGCACAGATGGcctggtgggagtggggggggtgcaGTCAAGAGGGTTGGGGACCTGGCTGGCTAacttggaagagcatgcaactcttgatctcagggtggtgagtcaagccccatgttgggttggAGATtactagaataaataaaattaaaaaaaaaaaaagctgtgaagTCTCAGAGTCAGCCCCGAAGACTGCCTGATGAATTCAGAGGATGAGAAGGTGATGAATTCAGGAGAAACTCCCGGGATCAGTGTTGGTTTTTGGATATTGGCATGACAAAGAGGGCTAAGGAAAGCTGACCCTTGGTCTTTGATTAGGTGGCCTGCAATGAGTTATAGAGGTTTGTGGTTTGCTGAGAGCAGgcacagaaagggagagaaactgaAACAGTCTCAAATCAGAGGTTGTGGCCccctggtgtgggggtggggggcactgaggagcaggaaagaggtgtggagggggagagaggcaggaccaAATCAGGGGGAGAAGAGGCAGCTCAGCGCTGCCCAGCTGAGTGTTCTTGGCCaagcccctctctctctgatcttCGGTTGCCCACCTGAACAATAGGGTGATGCTTCCTTCCCCTGGGGCTTCTGGAAAAGTGCCCACTGAGGCCTGCCATGTGCATTCTGGGAGCAAGCCCCCTCAGGGCAGAAGCTGCCCCGCTCTCCAGAGCTTCAGGTCCCCGGGTGATGCCATCAGCCAATGTCTCTCAGGTTGGCATCTCCAAGGGCAGGtgtcctggggctggaggggccagCATCTGAGGAGGATCAGGTACCTGGTGCAGCCATGGACAGTGAGGGCCAAGAGGTGTCATAAGGACTGGCGAAGGGTAGAGAAGCTGGTGACTCTCCTCCCTGACTGCTGGGGAGGGTCTGGGGCTCCCAGGCTCAGCGAAGGGGTTTCCATGCAGGTGGTCATGTCTGCAGGCTCGGGAGCAGGTGTACAATGCACCTGCACATGCTTGCTCACAGCCTCAATGTGCACATGagtacacacaacacacacacacaaacccaacatatacacatacacagatgtGCACATGAGTacacccaacacacacatgcaaaaccAACATATACAACACACCGAGATGTACATGTACATGGAACacaacacagagacacacatgtaccacatgtacatatacacacatgtgctcCCTCACACATATCCCATACAACTGgagtgtgtgcacatacatacataataataTGCACACACTGAACAAATCTCCACTCTCCCATTCCACAAGGACCTTTTCTCCAGACATCCAGCCCCTAGTTGTGCAGAACCTCAAAATGACAGCAGGATGAGGACGCCACAGGGGCCAGGAGTTCCCTCCCACTGCAGGCTCTCACCAGGTGATGAACATCACCCAGTGGGGTCCCCAGGCCAAGCTGCAGGGCCCCAGCTGGGCACTCTACTGTTGCTTAGAAGCCCACCTACACCATTTTGGGTTTTTGTGTAGCAGTTTAGTGAAGAACCCAAACCTGGAGACCTGATCCAGATTTTCCGATTGGCTATGAGCACTGGGCCATCTATGTGGGAGATGGTTATGTGATCCATCTGACTTCTCCAAGTAAGCACTGttggaaatattattttcaaaatatttgttaccATCATGAGAACAATTAGAAGAAAGTGCTGAGCAAGGGAAAACTGAGTTGGTTACTCCCTGAGCTTGCTTTAGCAGACCATACATCCATATCCCACTGGGTAATCCAGTGGAGTCCCATAGGTCTGGAGACAGGGAAGGCAAGTAGaatgcacattccaaggacaaggAGGGGATGAGGAGCCTCTGATTTCTGGGGTCCAGCTCATGGATCACCAGCAGTCACATCCTCTGGATGACCTCCCCCAACAGcaatattttgattataaaatagagataatatttaCCTCAAAAGTTAAAAGGTGATGAAGTAATATATGGAAAGTAGACAGTTTGTGAAACGCAGTGGATACCAAAATAAATTTGATCTCTTTCTGAAATGTACGAGTGCACAAAAATTGCACAAATAGTAAACAACTATCATTGTTTATGATAGCAAAAGTTttgaacaacctaagtgttcaatGATAGGGCTTGATCAAATAGATGATCTACATCCATGGGATGGAATACAATGACATTGGCATAAGCAATCATGACATTAACtgacttaaaaaatattcacagctCGTtcagtaaaaagaacaaaatctgtGACTCCTCCAATCACATTTGTGAAAAGACAAACAGCAAGACCTCAGTAGTGTACTCCCTTGGTTCTCCTTAtgtgcttccccttctccctccctgtctcgcCTTCCCCTGCAGCTCCCGATGACCATGGTGGTGTCTCTGATTCCAAGTGAGTACCTGGGGGCTGGCTCTGGCATCATCTTTTCCATTCTGAGCAACAGAGTGGTGGTGAGACAGGAGCTCCTTCAGGAAGTGATGGGGAGCTGCCACCATAGGGTCAACAACCTCTTGGACTACAAGTGCAGACCATGGCCTTTGAAGCTGATCACCTACTCTGCGAAGGAGAAGTTGGTCAGGAGATGAAGTACAGTGTTCTGGGCAGGAGCTCTGAGGACTTTGTCACCAACCTGAGATATGGCGAGCCCAACAGCAGGCAGGTAAGGCCCTCTTTGAGACAATCCTTCTTTCTCCTGGAGGTCCCCTTGGGGTGGCAGTGACCAAGCTGTGCAGCCAGAGGGCAGAATCACCATGACCCACTGGCTGGGAGTCAGGATGTCTAAACTCAAATCTTCAATCAGCTTCTGATCCACTGGGGGTCTGTGGACAAGTcactccctccctgggcctcagtttccccatgtgcaGGAGGAGGAGTTGGATGGAGAACCTCTGGAGGCCTGCCAGTCTGACCTTCTAGGATCCATCACCTGTAGGATCCACCATAAAGGCAGCTCTTGATGCCCCCAAAGGATGTCAGAAAGAGTGTGGGCCAAGCCAGCACCATGACAGATCTAAGGTCCCAGAGAGCACTCAGGCAAGGGATGCTCAAGATCCATGGGCCTATGTATGAGCTCAAGGATTCATTTATGGAAGATCTGGGGCACagcttccccacccaccccttctgGCTCCCACATTTGTTGTCCCCCaaacacacagctaataagtggcagaggcAAGATTCCAACCCCAGCTGTCCTTCTCTAGAGTCTCTGCTCCCTACCACCGTACTCAAGCACCTGCAGGGCTCCAGGCCCAGGAGATTGGGTGGACGGAGGCCCCTGGAtgagatgaggatgaggatgaggatgggagCAGCAGGTTTGAGGAGGGAAATGAAGATTTTGGATGTGGTTGGCGATGGGTGACCATTAGAGCTCCTGGTGGCGATGTTGAGTAGCAGTTGGACCTaggagtctggagttcagggtTGAGGTGGGGCTGGAGATAGAAATTTCCAGGCTGCAGTGCACAGTGCACAGTGAACCCAATATGCTTCCTGTGGCCATGGTTTCCTGAAGTTTCTCCTCAGCTTCTgccacagcccctccctccacaggTCTGTAGTGTAGCCCACACTGCAGAGCAGTTCCCAGGCTCAGCCCCAGAGCTCTGCCCCACCCAGAAACAAAGCAcaacccctccccccttcccacccTGAGTCAGGAACAAATGTGATCACCCCGTCAGCTCACAAAAAAGGATCCCATCCGCCCATCCCACTAGTTGTCAGGAGAAGACCAGACAAGACCACCACTAAGAGGCCTCCTCAACTTACAGGTCTCCTAGGAAGTAGGTCCCCTGTAACCCAGCCAGCATCTTCCTAGGAGAGGACTCTGGGCTGGCAGCTCGGAGGGAGAATGAGTGTAGCCCCCAGGcccttgggagggagggagaacctGTCTGCACTTGCTGTGGATGCTGACCATGGGCTATTCACTTTCAGGTGGCATATGCCCTGACTGGAGGAGGGGCGACCCTGGCAATGAGCCTTCTAGGCATTGTTGGATACTTTCTTTTGAAGAGCTAATCCCCAAACCAGTGACAGCCTGAAGGAACCCCAAATCCTGCAGCTGCAGAGACCAGTGCAGACACCCCAGGGCTCCGCTGTCTGCGAGACCCTCGCCCTCGGGCCACCTAggttctgtctctccctttccctttctcactgGCTGAAGGATGGGCTAATTGTACCAAGACCAAAGAATCAGTAAGTGTATCTTCAGGAAGGACTTCCACCGTAGTTTTCTAGACTTCTgaaccagaaaggaagaaaggaacattAATTTGGCACCTGTTGGGTTCTCCCAGCAATttctagctgagtgaccttgggaaaaGCTCTTGACTCTCAGAGCTTGGGTCCCACCTTCTCTGGGATGGGGGTAATGATCCACTTCCCACTGATGTTGTCAGGATTAAGTAAGGTCATGTGGAGAAGTCACCCCCCATGATGTCTGGTGCCTAGCTAGTATTCCGTGGATTGTCTACATCCTTCCACCAAGACTCACCATTGTTGTCATGACACATCATTCATTTTACTGTTGGGGTGCCAAAAAAAATCCAGACCCAACCACTGAATTCTGTCTCACTGTAGCCACACCACCTGGTGCTTGAACCCCGTGACTCTGCGTACGCAGTTCCCAACGTCTTCCCAAGCACCTCCTTCGCTCAGCCCTCTTTTAGCTTTCTTTGTCAACTCCAAGTCTGGTGCTCATCGTCTGTGACTACCAGATGGAAGTATATGCACTTT
It contains:
- the PLAAT4 gene encoding LOW QUALITY PROTEIN: phospholipase A and acyltransferase 4 (The sequence of the model RefSeq protein was modified relative to this genomic sequence to represent the inferred CDS: inserted 2 bases in 2 codons) translates to MAEQFSEEPKPGDLIQIFRXGYEHWAIYVGDGYVIHLTSPSNEYLGAGSGIIFSILSNRVVVRQELLQEVMGSCHHRVNNLLDYKCRPWPLKLITYSAKEXVGQEMKYSVLGRSSEDFVTNLRYGEPNSRQ